From Deinococcus aquaticus, one genomic window encodes:
- a CDS encoding LacI family DNA-binding transcriptional regulator, whose translation MRVKISEVATAAGVSAATVSKVLSGRPGYTVNVSTAERVREAARTLGYVPDVAARNLRTRRTGQLGVILEAVGASEPEDLTDGVNAAAVRRTFDGAIMAGLSGAARDLGVPALVVYPGGNVPPESFLDGRVDGLLVSCNPLRGHELLHALAAARLPVVALWTQQAPPGLSAVDVDHRAGTRQATRHLLDLGHRRIVFYGAGRGSQVEHFRRREDGYRDALEQAGLSPRPALHGGPDLIAQVRRDGVTGVVAETDLAAAAAFHALREVGLRVPEDVSLVGFDDILGAEYIAGGLTTVYHPAAEMAAGGVAALMRRMEGAPATQTLLPTHLVRRHSTSAPRR comes from the coding sequence ATGCGGGTCAAGATCAGTGAAGTGGCGACTGCCGCCGGCGTGAGCGCCGCCACCGTCTCCAAGGTGCTCTCGGGCCGCCCCGGGTACACCGTCAACGTCAGTACCGCCGAACGCGTCCGCGAGGCCGCCCGCACGCTCGGGTACGTGCCGGACGTCGCCGCGCGCAACCTGCGGACCCGCCGGACCGGGCAGCTGGGCGTCATCCTGGAAGCGGTCGGGGCGTCCGAACCCGAGGACCTGACCGACGGCGTGAATGCCGCCGCCGTGCGCCGCACATTCGACGGGGCGATCATGGCGGGCCTCAGCGGCGCGGCCCGCGACCTGGGCGTCCCGGCGCTGGTCGTGTACCCCGGCGGGAACGTCCCCCCGGAAAGTTTCCTGGACGGCCGGGTGGACGGCCTGCTGGTCAGCTGCAACCCGCTGCGCGGCCATGAGCTGCTGCACGCCCTGGCCGCCGCGCGCCTGCCGGTCGTGGCCCTGTGGACCCAGCAGGCCCCGCCGGGCCTGAGCGCCGTGGACGTCGATCACCGCGCCGGGACGCGGCAGGCCACCCGGCACCTGCTGGACCTGGGGCACCGCCGGATCGTGTTCTACGGCGCAGGGCGCGGCAGTCAGGTCGAGCATTTCCGGCGGCGCGAGGACGGCTACCGGGACGCGCTGGAGCAGGCGGGCCTGAGCCCCCGCCCCGCCCTTCACGGCGGCCCCGACCTGATCGCCCAGGTGCGGCGGGACGGCGTGACCGGCGTGGTCGCCGAGACGGATCTGGCCGCCGCCGCCGCCTTTCACGCCCTGCGCGAGGTGGGCCTGCGCGTGCCCGAGGACGTGTCCCTGGTGGGCTTCGACGACATTCTGGGTGCCGAGTACATCGCGGGCGGACTGACCACCGTGTACCACCCGGCCGCCGAGATGGCCGCCGGGGGAGTCGCGGCCCTGATGCGCCGCATGGAAGGTGCGCCCGCCACGCAGACGCTGCTGCCCACGCACCTGGTGCGGCGGCACAGTACGTCCGCGCCGCGCCGCTGA
- the xylF gene encoding D-xylose ABC transporter substrate-binding protein has protein sequence MKRHATVLCTLLGLSLLAGPAHAQAPITVGVSWSNFQEERWKTDEAAIKAQLSKLGAKYISADAQSSNEKQLSDIESLITRGANVLIVLAQDSEAILPGVSKARAEGIPVISYDRLIEDPWAFYISFDNKEVGRLQARMILAAKPKGNYAFIKGSPTDPNAQLLYDGQLEVLAGALKSGAIKNVGNQFTEAWKPEVAQRNMEQILTANASKIDAVVASNDGTAGGAVAALAAVGLSGKVPVSGQDADKAALNRIALGQQTGTVWKDSRTLGTEAARIAVQLGRGTKLAAIPGAKVFSGGPRKVKVSSILLKPVVITKANLGTLITAKWATKAEICKGVSGAAAPAACK, from the coding sequence ATGAAACGACACGCGACCGTCCTCTGCACCCTGCTCGGCCTGTCCCTGCTGGCCGGCCCCGCCCACGCCCAGGCCCCGATCACGGTGGGCGTCAGCTGGTCGAACTTTCAGGAGGAACGCTGGAAGACCGACGAGGCCGCCATCAAGGCCCAACTGAGCAAACTGGGCGCGAAATACATCAGCGCCGACGCGCAGAGCAGCAACGAAAAACAACTGTCGGACATCGAGAGCCTCATCACGCGCGGCGCGAACGTCCTGATCGTTCTGGCGCAGGACTCCGAGGCCATCCTGCCCGGCGTCTCCAAGGCCAGGGCCGAAGGGATTCCCGTCATCTCCTACGACCGCCTGATCGAGGACCCCTGGGCCTTCTACATCTCCTTCGACAACAAGGAAGTCGGCCGCCTGCAGGCCCGCATGATCCTGGCCGCCAAACCCAAAGGCAACTACGCCTTCATCAAGGGCAGCCCCACCGACCCCAACGCGCAACTGCTGTACGACGGACAGCTGGAAGTCCTGGCGGGCGCCCTCAAGTCCGGCGCCATCAAGAACGTGGGCAACCAGTTCACGGAAGCCTGGAAACCCGAGGTCGCGCAGCGCAACATGGAACAGATCCTGACCGCCAACGCCAGCAAGATCGACGCGGTCGTCGCCTCCAACGACGGCACGGCCGGCGGCGCCGTCGCCGCGCTGGCCGCCGTGGGCCTGTCCGGCAAGGTCCCCGTCTCCGGCCAGGACGCCGACAAGGCCGCCCTGAACCGCATCGCGCTGGGCCAGCAGACCGGCACCGTCTGGAAAGACTCCCGCACCCTGGGCACCGAGGCCGCCAGGATCGCCGTGCAACTGGGGCGCGGCACCAAGCTCGCCGCCATTCCCGGCGCGAAAGTCTTCAGCGGCGGGCCGCGCAAGGTCAAGGTCAGCAGCATCCTGCTCAAGCCCGTGGTCATCACCAAAGCGAACCTGGGCACCCTGATCACCGCCAAGTGGGCCACCAAGGCAGAAATCTGCAAGGGCGTCAGCGGCGCTGCGGCCCCCGCCGCCTGCAAGTAA
- a CDS encoding sugar ABC transporter permease — protein sequence MQTVRTAPLTRPLMHRLGLDGRLVFMVAAIAVIWILFHLLTQGTFISARNLWNLSVQTASVGVMVSGMVLVIVMRNIDLSIGSVLGFTGMAMAVVNTRLVTADTWWGTLITLLIGLLLGALVGALQGTWIARLEVPSFIVTLGGLLIFRGGAWLLTSGQTVAPLTESFQVMGGGLNGAIGGPWSWVVGLTLMAAIGLSDLNTRRTRDRRGLPNRPLAVQALFTGGSLLLVLAFVLVMNGYPDPRTGLPRGIPVPVLIMLAVTALMMWVVRATRFGRYVFAYGGNPEAARLAGINTTQLTITVFALMGALAALAGAIQTARLNAGTNSTGTLAELSVIAAAVIGGTSLSGGTGSIPGAFLGAVLMASLINGMLLLDLSSAWQNVVQGLVLMLAVTLDVIAQRRRTR from the coding sequence ATGCAGACCGTCCGTACCGCCCCGCTGACCCGCCCCCTGATGCACCGGCTTGGCCTGGACGGCCGGCTGGTGTTCATGGTGGCCGCCATTGCCGTCATCTGGATTCTCTTTCACCTCCTCACGCAGGGCACGTTCATCAGCGCCCGGAACCTCTGGAATCTCTCGGTGCAGACCGCGTCGGTCGGCGTGATGGTCAGCGGCATGGTGCTGGTGATCGTCATGCGTAACATCGACCTGTCCATCGGGTCGGTGCTGGGCTTCACCGGGATGGCCATGGCCGTCGTGAACACCCGCCTCGTCACGGCCGACACGTGGTGGGGCACGCTGATCACGCTGCTGATCGGACTGCTGCTGGGAGCCCTGGTGGGGGCACTTCAGGGCACCTGGATCGCGCGGCTGGAGGTGCCGTCGTTCATCGTCACGCTGGGCGGCCTGCTGATCTTCCGGGGCGGCGCGTGGCTGCTTACCAGCGGCCAGACGGTCGCGCCCCTCACCGAGTCCTTTCAGGTGATGGGCGGCGGCCTGAACGGCGCGATCGGCGGCCCCTGGAGCTGGGTGGTGGGCCTGACCCTGATGGCCGCCATCGGCCTGTCCGACCTGAACACCCGCCGTACCCGCGACCGGCGCGGCCTGCCCAACCGCCCTCTGGCCGTGCAGGCGCTGTTTACCGGCGGGAGCCTGCTGCTGGTGCTGGCCTTCGTGCTGGTCATGAACGGCTACCCGGACCCCCGCACGGGCCTGCCGCGCGGTATACCGGTGCCCGTGCTGATCATGCTGGCCGTGACCGCGCTGATGATGTGGGTCGTGCGCGCCACCCGCTTCGGCCGGTACGTGTTCGCGTACGGCGGGAACCCGGAAGCGGCCCGGCTGGCTGGCATCAACACCACCCAGCTGACCATCACGGTCTTCGCGCTGATGGGCGCCCTGGCAGCCCTGGCCGGAGCCATTCAGACGGCCCGCCTGAACGCCGGCACGAACAGCACCGGCACCCTGGCCGAACTGAGCGTCATCGCCGCCGCCGTGATCGGCGGCACGTCCCTGTCCGGCGGGACGGGCAGCATTCCCGGCGCGTTCCTGGGCGCGGTCCTGATGGCCAGCCTGATCAACGGCATGCTGCTGCTCGACCTGTCCAGCGCGTGGCAGAACGTCGTGCAGGGCCTCGTGCTGATGCTGGCCGTGACCCTCGACGTGATCGCGCAGAGGAGACGCACCCGCTGA
- a CDS encoding ATP-binding cassette domain-containing protein: MTDPHPTAPGTPLIETRGLSKAFGGVHALENVDVQLHSGEVLGLLGHNGAGKSTLIKMLSGAYTPDTGQVLMNGQEVRLSSPRAAQRLGIETIYQNLALADNLDVAANIFLGRELMRGGRLDEDTMELESRRVLDRLKVNLPDLKKPVFNLSGGQRQCIAISRAIHFRARVLIMDEPTAALGPQETAQVNELIASLKQEGVGIFLISHDLHDVFDLADRLTVMKNGRVVGSVRTDQVTQDEVLEMIIAGKVPRA; this comes from the coding sequence ATGACCGACCCACACCCCACCGCCCCCGGCACCCCACTGATCGAGACGCGCGGCCTGTCCAAGGCCTTCGGCGGCGTGCACGCCCTGGAGAACGTGGACGTGCAACTGCACTCCGGCGAGGTCCTGGGCCTGCTGGGCCACAACGGCGCGGGCAAGAGCACCCTGATCAAGATGCTCTCCGGCGCGTACACGCCCGACACCGGGCAGGTCCTGATGAACGGCCAGGAGGTGCGCCTCAGCTCCCCACGCGCCGCGCAGCGACTGGGCATCGAGACGATCTACCAGAACCTCGCGCTGGCCGACAACCTCGACGTGGCCGCCAACATCTTCCTGGGCCGCGAACTGATGCGCGGCGGACGGCTCGACGAGGACACCATGGAGCTCGAGAGCCGCCGCGTGCTCGACCGCCTGAAAGTGAACCTGCCGGACCTGAAAAAACCCGTGTTCAACCTGTCCGGCGGGCAGCGGCAGTGCATCGCCATCAGCCGCGCCATCCACTTCCGCGCGCGGGTCCTGATCATGGACGAACCCACCGCCGCGCTCGGCCCGCAGGAGACCGCGCAGGTGAATGAACTGATCGCCTCGCTGAAACAGGAGGGCGTGGGCATCTTCCTGATCAGCCACGACCTGCACGACGTGTTCGATCTGGCCGACCGCCTGACCGTCATGAAGAACGGCCGCGTGGTCGGCAGCGTCCGCACCGATCAGGTCACGCAGGACGAGGTGCTGGAGATGATCATCGCCGGGAAAGTCCCGCGCGCCTGA
- a CDS encoding ribonuclease J, translating into MTQHKADQTEAVAAPHLEVIPLGGMGEIGKNITAYRFEDEIMIVDAGLAFPESHQMGIDLIIPRIDYLQQNAGLIKGMILTHGHEDHIGSLPYVLPRLPRIPVYGAGLTLGLVREKLSEFGIKDGDVDLREIGLTDKIRIGTHFQVEFIRMTHSIPDNAGYILTTPAGVVLHTGDFKLDEEPSDGKLSDLARIEQAGKDGVLLLLSDSTNAERPGRTASEADVARSLETLIAGIKGRVFMTTFASNVHRIQNVINIAHRQSRRVVMEGRSMLKYAQVSQQLGYMELPEPFLTNDEVGGLQDQQVLYVCTGSQGQPMSVLSRLAFGNHAKIALRRGDSVILSSNPIPGNEEAVNLVINRLYEIGVDVYYPPTYKVHASGHGSQEELATILNLARPKYFLPWHGEPRHQINHARLAQTLPRPPKRTLIAKNGDVIRLSQDEFKVTGTVPAGAVYVDGLGVGDIGDDVLLDRVNMSQEGILIMTAVLHPTPHVEIVSRGFVRANRELDGQIRKVALEAIEQGLREKKRLEDVRDDMYGAVRRFVRKVTGRNPVLIPLLVD; encoded by the coding sequence ATGACCCAACACAAAGCCGACCAGACCGAAGCGGTCGCCGCCCCACACCTCGAAGTCATTCCGCTGGGCGGCATGGGCGAGATCGGCAAGAACATCACCGCCTACCGTTTTGAAGACGAGATCATGATCGTGGACGCCGGGCTGGCCTTCCCGGAAAGCCACCAGATGGGCATCGACCTGATCATCCCGCGCATCGATTACCTGCAGCAGAACGCCGGGCTGATCAAGGGCATGATCCTCACGCACGGGCACGAGGATCACATCGGCAGCCTGCCGTACGTCCTGCCCCGCCTGCCGCGCATTCCCGTGTACGGCGCGGGCCTGACGCTGGGCCTGGTGCGCGAGAAACTGTCCGAGTTCGGCATCAAGGACGGCGACGTGGACCTGCGCGAGATCGGGCTGACCGACAAGATCCGCATCGGCACGCACTTCCAGGTGGAATTCATCCGCATGACCCACTCGATCCCCGACAACGCCGGGTACATCCTGACCACGCCGGCCGGCGTGGTGCTGCACACCGGGGACTTCAAACTCGACGAGGAACCCAGCGACGGCAAACTCTCGGACCTGGCGCGCATCGAGCAGGCCGGGAAGGACGGCGTACTGCTGCTGCTCAGCGACTCCACCAACGCCGAGCGTCCGGGCCGCACGGCCAGCGAGGCCGACGTGGCCCGCAGCCTGGAAACCCTGATCGCCGGCATCAAGGGCCGCGTGTTCATGACGACCTTCGCGTCGAACGTGCACCGCATCCAGAACGTCATCAACATCGCGCACCGCCAGAGCCGCCGCGTGGTCATGGAAGGCCGCAGCATGCTCAAGTACGCGCAGGTCTCGCAGCAGCTCGGGTACATGGAACTGCCCGAACCGTTCCTCACGAACGACGAGGTCGGCGGCCTGCAGGACCAGCAGGTGCTGTACGTCTGCACCGGCAGCCAGGGCCAGCCCATGAGCGTCCTGTCGCGCCTGGCGTTCGGGAACCACGCCAAGATCGCCCTGCGCCGCGGCGACAGCGTCATCCTGAGCAGCAACCCCATCCCCGGGAACGAGGAAGCCGTGAACCTCGTCATCAACCGCCTGTACGAGATCGGCGTGGACGTGTACTACCCCCCCACCTACAAGGTGCACGCCTCCGGGCACGGCAGCCAGGAAGAACTCGCCACGATCCTGAACCTCGCGCGGCCCAAGTACTTCCTGCCGTGGCACGGTGAGCCCCGCCACCAGATCAACCACGCCCGCCTCGCCCAGACCCTCCCCCGCCCGCCCAAGCGCACCCTGATCGCCAAGAACGGCGACGTGATCCGCCTGAGCCAGGACGAATTCAAGGTCACGGGCACCGTACCCGCCGGAGCCGTGTACGTGGACGGCCTGGGCGTCGGGGACATCGGGGACGACGTGCTGCTCGACCGCGTGAACATGAGCCAGGAAGGCATCCTGATCATGACAGCCGTGCTGCACCCCACCCCGCACGTGGAAATCGTGTCGCGCGGCTTCGTGCGCGCCAACCGTGAACTCGACGGGCAGATCCGCAAGGTCGCGCTGGAAGCCATCGAACAGGGCCTGCGCGAGAAGAAACGCCTTGAAGACGTGCGTGACGACATGTACGGAGCCGTCAGGCGCTTCGTGCGCAAGGTCACGGGCCGCAACCCCGTCCTGATCCCCCTGCTGGTGGACTGA
- a CDS encoding response regulator transcription factor produces the protein MTSQRILVIEDDLDIANVLRMDLTDAGFEVEHADSAMNGLIKAREEQPTLILLDLGLPDFDGGDVVQRLRKNSAVPIIVLTARDTVEEKVRLLGLGADDYLIKPFHPDELLARVKVQLRQRTTESLTMGELTLDPQKRLVTYKGDELRLSPKEFDILALLIRQPGRVYSRQEIGQEIWQGRLPEGSNVVDVHMANLRAKLRDLDGYGLLRTVRGVGYALRG, from the coding sequence GTGACCTCTCAACGCATTCTTGTCATCGAGGACGACCTGGATATCGCCAACGTCCTGCGCATGGACCTGACGGACGCCGGCTTCGAAGTGGAACACGCCGATTCGGCCATGAACGGCCTGATCAAGGCCCGCGAGGAGCAGCCCACGCTGATCCTGCTGGACCTGGGTCTCCCGGATTTCGACGGCGGTGACGTCGTGCAGCGCCTGCGCAAGAACAGCGCCGTGCCCATCATCGTGCTGACCGCCCGCGACACCGTCGAGGAGAAGGTCCGCCTGCTGGGCCTGGGTGCCGACGACTACCTGATCAAGCCCTTCCACCCGGACGAACTGCTGGCCCGCGTGAAGGTGCAGCTCCGGCAGCGCACCACCGAGAGCCTCACCATGGGCGAACTGACCCTGGACCCCCAGAAACGCCTCGTGACCTACAAGGGCGACGAGCTGCGCCTGTCGCCCAAGGAGTTCGACATCCTGGCGCTCCTGATCCGCCAGCCGGGCCGCGTGTACTCCCGCCAGGAGATCGGCCAGGAAATCTGGCAGGGTCGCCTGCCCGAGGGCAGCAACGTCGTGGACGTGCACATGGCCAACCTGCGCGCCAAACTGCGTGACCTGGACGGCTACGGCCTGCTGCGCACCGTGCGTGGCGTCGGGTACGCCCTGCGCGGCTGA
- a CDS encoding PAS domain-containing sensor histidine kinase, with the protein MTDQSDSRPLTRPGFSGADAPALLLALPDPLLLIAADGTAYLNPAAQTALTDAAPQPGGGRVTVWTALFTPEVAGVLRGPLEAALEGQTARASVVLRPGGPVTLVTAAPAAPGPDGEARALLHLRETGAPLSVALDFMDGLGLGVAVQGHDSRILQVNPSATRILGLSEAQLSGRDSLDPRWRAIHPDGLPFPGDTHPSNAALRSGQTIRDVPMGIYRPEPGDWRWLHVTAIPHTLPGQDTPEQVTTVFADVTDRYRMEADLRGSEQRFRSLVEATTQIVWDAHPDGTFLPPQPGWEAFTGQSEASYSYAGWLNAVHPEDRARTIECWQRATLTRQPYLVEHRLRRADGTYVPMQARAVPVIDDGGQIREWVGTHTDMSDVREAQQALIDLNADLERRVQARTLDLANVTRFSTLLLTAAGEGIFGLDLRGVTTFANPAAARMLGYSVERMIGHSQHELVHHHHADGREYPLHDCPIHQTIQDGQTRRVDHDVMWHAQGYPVPVAYVVTPTHDEAGAVSGAVVMVQDTTERERAQAQLRDVIENLERSNQDLEQFAYVASHDLQEPLRTVGSYTELLVRRYQGQLDPRADQYLHYMQDAVTRMRSLIQDLLGFARVGRQETPLERTDLGGLLRAAEQNVRATLEQGGGTLEWHTPHAVLGRPSLLLQLLTNLISNGLKFRAEDRLPRVQVRSELDGEFVHITVQDNGIGIAPEYHTRVFDIFQRLHLRETFAGNGMGLAICRKIVEFHGGRIWLESLPGQGSTFHLTLPVAPTS; encoded by the coding sequence GTGACAGACCAGTCTGACTCCCGGCCGCTGACCCGGCCGGGCTTCAGCGGTGCGGACGCCCCGGCCCTGCTGCTGGCGTTGCCCGACCCGCTGCTGCTGATCGCCGCCGACGGAACGGCGTACCTGAACCCGGCGGCGCAGACGGCCCTGACGGACGCCGCGCCGCAACCCGGTGGGGGCCGCGTGACCGTGTGGACGGCGCTGTTCACGCCGGAAGTGGCGGGCGTGCTGCGCGGTCCCCTGGAGGCCGCGCTGGAAGGTCAGACCGCGCGGGCCAGCGTGGTGCTGCGTCCCGGCGGGCCCGTCACGCTGGTCACGGCCGCGCCGGCCGCCCCCGGACCTGACGGTGAGGCCCGCGCGCTGCTGCACCTGCGCGAGACGGGCGCACCGCTGAGCGTGGCCCTGGACTTCATGGACGGCCTGGGGCTGGGCGTGGCCGTGCAGGGCCACGACTCCCGCATCCTGCAGGTGAACCCCAGCGCCACCCGCATCCTGGGTCTCAGCGAGGCGCAACTGAGCGGGCGGGACTCCCTGGACCCCCGCTGGCGCGCCATTCACCCGGACGGCCTGCCGTTCCCCGGCGACACGCACCCCTCCAACGCCGCGCTGCGCAGCGGTCAGACGATCCGGGACGTCCCCATGGGCATCTACCGCCCGGAACCCGGCGACTGGCGCTGGCTGCACGTGACGGCCATTCCGCACACCCTGCCCGGCCAGGACACCCCGGAGCAGGTGACGACCGTGTTCGCCGACGTCACCGACCGCTACCGCATGGAAGCCGACCTGCGCGGCAGCGAACAGCGCTTCCGGTCGCTGGTCGAGGCGACCACGCAGATCGTCTGGGACGCCCACCCGGACGGCACGTTCCTGCCCCCGCAGCCCGGCTGGGAAGCCTTCACCGGCCAGAGCGAGGCGAGTTACAGCTACGCCGGCTGGCTGAACGCCGTGCACCCGGAAGACCGCGCCCGGACCATCGAGTGCTGGCAGCGCGCCACCCTGACCCGGCAACCGTACCTGGTCGAGCACCGCCTGCGCCGCGCCGACGGCACGTACGTGCCCATGCAGGCGCGCGCCGTGCCGGTCATCGACGACGGCGGCCAGATCCGCGAGTGGGTCGGCACGCACACCGACATGAGCGACGTGCGCGAGGCGCAGCAGGCCCTGATCGACCTGAACGCCGACCTGGAACGCCGCGTGCAGGCCCGAACCCTGGACCTGGCGAACGTCACGCGCTTCAGCACGCTGCTGCTGACCGCCGCCGGTGAAGGCATCTTCGGGCTGGACCTGCGCGGCGTGACCACCTTCGCCAACCCGGCCGCCGCGCGCATGCTGGGCTACAGCGTGGAACGCATGATCGGGCACAGCCAGCACGAACTGGTCCACCACCATCACGCCGACGGCCGCGAGTACCCCCTGCACGACTGCCCCATCCACCAGACCATTCAGGACGGCCAGACGCGCCGCGTGGACCACGATGTGATGTGGCACGCGCAGGGGTACCCGGTGCCGGTCGCGTACGTGGTCACCCCCACCCACGACGAGGCGGGCGCGGTCAGCGGCGCGGTGGTCATGGTGCAGGACACCACCGAACGCGAGCGCGCCCAGGCGCAACTGCGCGACGTGATCGAGAACCTGGAACGCAGCAACCAGGACCTCGAACAGTTCGCGTACGTTGCCAGTCACGACCTGCAGGAACCGCTACGCACCGTCGGCAGTTACACCGAACTGCTCGTCCGCCGCTACCAGGGCCAGCTGGACCCCCGCGCCGACCAGTACCTGCACTACATGCAGGACGCCGTGACCCGCATGCGCAGCCTGATTCAGGACCTGCTGGGCTTCGCGCGGGTCGGCCGGCAGGAAACGCCGCTGGAACGCACGGACCTGGGGGGCCTGCTGCGCGCCGCTGAGCAGAACGTGCGCGCCACGCTGGAACAGGGCGGCGGCACGCTGGAATGGCACACCCCGCACGCCGTGCTGGGGCGGCCGTCCCTGCTGCTGCAACTGCTGACCAACCTGATCAGCAACGGCCTGAAATTCCGCGCCGAGGACCGCCTGCCGCGCGTGCAGGTCCGCTCGGAACTGGACGGTGAATTCGTGCACATAACCGTGCAGGACAACGGCATCGGGATCGCGCCGGAATACCACACGCGCGTGTTCGACATCTTCCAGCGCCTGCACCTGCGTGAAACCTTTGCTGGTAACGGTATGGGCCTCGCCATCTGCCGTAAAATCGTGGAGTTCCACGGGGGCCGCATCTGGCTGGAATCTCTGCCCGGACAGGGCAGCACCTTCCACCTGACCCTGCCCGTGGCGCCCACTTCCTAA
- a CDS encoding response regulator yields MTPTSTIQPIEILLVEDNEPDVLLTLEAFEDAHVPNRLHVTRDGVDALRFLRGEGEHSGAPRPDVILMDINMPRKTGLEVLEEIKADPELRSIPVVMLTTSQADDDVRASYERHASGYVVKPVGFENFLGAMRAFEAFWLTFVRFPPRGP; encoded by the coding sequence ATGACCCCAACATCCACCATCCAACCCATTGAGATCCTGCTGGTCGAGGACAACGAACCGGACGTCCTGCTGACCCTGGAAGCCTTCGAGGACGCCCACGTTCCCAACCGCCTGCACGTCACCCGTGACGGCGTGGACGCCCTGCGCTTCCTGCGTGGCGAGGGTGAACACAGCGGCGCGCCCCGTCCCGACGTGATCCTGATGGACATCAACATGCCCCGCAAGACCGGCCTGGAAGTCCTGGAGGAGATCAAAGCCGACCCCGAACTGCGCAGCATTCCGGTCGTGATGCTCACCACCAGTCAGGCGGACGACGACGTGCGCGCCTCGTACGAACGCCACGCCAGCGGGTACGTGGTCAAACCCGTGGGCTTCGAGAACTTCCTGGGCGCCATGCGCGCCTTCGAGGCGTTCTGGCTGACCTTCGTGCGCTTCCCCCCGCGCGGCCCGTAG
- a CDS encoding HD domain-containing protein: protein MNRDQAYALMLEHTPSGSLRRHMLNVEAAMRAYARHWGEDEDLYAVAGLLHDFDYEAHPDEHPSWGVAFLREHTDTPATVLDAIMGHAAFTGTPRESQLSKTLFAVDELTGLVQAAALVRPDRDVRQVELGSLKKRFKNRAFAAGVNRDEVEQGARELGVPLDEHMQRVLGALQDSAPEPTPS, encoded by the coding sequence ATGAACCGTGATCAGGCGTACGCGTTGATGCTGGAGCACACTCCGTCCGGGTCGCTGCGGCGGCACATGCTGAACGTGGAGGCCGCCATGCGCGCCTACGCCCGCCACTGGGGCGAGGACGAGGACCTGTACGCCGTGGCGGGCCTGCTGCACGACTTCGATTACGAGGCCCACCCGGACGAGCACCCGAGCTGGGGCGTGGCGTTCCTGCGCGAGCACACCGACACGCCGGCAACCGTGCTGGACGCGATCATGGGCCACGCGGCGTTCACGGGCACGCCCCGCGAGTCGCAGCTCTCGAAGACGCTGTTCGCGGTGGATGAACTGACCGGGCTGGTGCAGGCGGCCGCGCTGGTCCGCCCGGACCGGGACGTGCGGCAGGTGGAACTGGGCAGCCTGAAAAAACGCTTTAAAAACCGGGCGTTCGCGGCGGGCGTCAACCGCGACGAGGTCGAGCAGGGCGCCCGCGAACTGGGCGTGCCGCTCGACGAGCACATGCAGCGGGTTCTGGGTGCCCTTCAGGACAGCGCGCCCGAACCGACCCCCTCCTGA
- a CDS encoding HNH endonuclease, with protein sequence MTSRKDVQEDTRIPRIAADLNAPRVLVLNASYEPLHVTSAKRAITLVQYGVAEILEDSADVVRSPSTVMTVPSVIRLRRYVRRPRVHPVPFNRRNVLRRDTFACQYCGSPEELTLDHVMPRSRGGRHTWDNVTTACRACNQRKGNRTPEEAAMPLRTRPRAPTFGVYAHGQFAHWQPQWTRYLGG encoded by the coding sequence ATGACCTCCAGAAAGGACGTGCAGGAAGACACCCGAATACCTCGTATTGCGGCCGACCTGAACGCGCCGCGCGTGCTGGTCCTGAACGCCTCGTACGAGCCGCTGCACGTCACGAGTGCCAAGCGGGCCATCACGCTGGTGCAGTACGGCGTGGCCGAGATTCTGGAGGACAGCGCCGACGTGGTCCGCTCGCCCAGCACCGTCATGACCGTGCCCAGCGTGATCCGCCTGCGCCGCTACGTGCGCCGCCCGCGCGTGCACCCGGTGCCGTTCAACCGCCGCAACGTACTGCGCCGCGACACCTTCGCCTGCCAGTACTGCGGCTCGCCGGAGGAACTCACGCTGGACCACGTGATGCCCCGCTCGCGCGGCGGGCGGCACACCTGGGACAACGTCACGACCGCCTGCCGCGCCTGCAACCAGCGCAAGGGCAACCGCACGCCCGAGGAGGCCGCGATGCCGCTGCGCACCCGCCCGCGCGCCCCGACCTTCGGGGTGTACGCCCACGGGCAGTTCGCGCACTGGCAGCCGCAGTGGACCCGCTACCTGGGCGGCTGA